In Desulfobacterales bacterium, the sequence GAGCGGCAGCGTGTGTCTTGTGAAGCAGGAAGCCGAGAAATCGGGCAAACTCGTCATTAAGGCCGATGATATCTCATTTGGTTACAGCGAATCCCCCATACTCTCCGGCTTTTCCACCACCATCATGCGGGGTGATAAGGTGGGGATCATCGGTCGGAACGGCTGCGGAAAGACAACGCTGCTGCGGATTCTGCTGGGAGAGATCAAGCCGGAAAGCGGTATCGTCCGGCACGGCGCCCGTCTGGAGGTGGCCTATTTTGATCAGCTCAGGGCTCAGCTCGATGAAAGCCGGACCCTGCAGCAGAATGTGGCCGAGGACGGTGACACGGTCTTCGTGGGCGGCAAGCCGCGGCACATTATCGGCTATCTGCAGGATTTTCTGTTTTCTCCCGCTCAGGCCCGGGCTCCCATTACCCGACTTTCCGGTGGGGAGCGAAACCGGCTCCTTCTGGCCAAACTGTTTACCCGCCCGTCCAATGTAATGGTTCTGGATGAGCCCACCAATGATCTGGATGTCGAAACGTTGGACCTGCTGGAGGAGCTGTTGGTCGAGTATGAGGGTACCGTCCTTATGGTAAGCCACGATCGTGCGTTTCTGAACAATGTCGTCACCTCCACGCTGGTGTTTGAAGGGCAGGGGAGGGTGCAGGAATACGTGGGGGGCTATGACGACTGGATGCGTCAGCGGCCACAGGAGGAAAAAAATGTTGCAGTGAAGTCGCTGAAAAAGGACAAACCCCGCAGCGCTCCCTCCGGCCCCCGAAAGCTGACTTTCAAGGAGCAGCGTGAACTCGAACAACTGCCGGATATCATTGAAGCGCTCGAGTCGAAGAAACAAGCGCTTTTTACCGCCATGTCCGAGCCGGATATGTACAAGACCGCGGGAACCGAAATCGGGCGTCTGCAGGCCAGTCTGGATGACCTGGAGAGGGACCTGACGGCGGCCTATGCAAGGTGGGAACAGCTGGAGGAGCTTTCTCTGAAGCTTTCGCAAATGAAAACCAAATGACGGAGGTCAGCGGTCAGAGGACAGAGGATAGAGGTCGGAGGACAGAGGTCAGAGTTCAGATGACTCACGACTCACGACTCACGACTCATGACTTTTTCTCCTTAGCCCTTAGCCCTTAGCCTTTTTTTACGGGAGTATCAGATGAATATTCTTTTTGCTGCTTCGGAAAATGCCTGGGGTGGCTTTTTAAACATGATCCGGGCTGAACTTCCCCGGCATCAGTTTGAGGCCACCGGACGGTTCGGAGTCGACCATTTGACCGGGGTCGATGTCCTGATTCCCACCATGTGTCCGGTTACCGAAGCGCTGCTTGAGAAAAGTGATTGCCTGCGGCTCATCCAGCAATGCGGTTCCGGAATAGAGGGCGTTGATCTGCAGGCGGCCCGGAAGCGGAACATCCGGGTGGCCAATGTCCCCACGGATATTTCCGGAAATGCCGACTCTGTGGCGGAGCTGGGGATATATATGATGATCGGCCTGTCCAGGAATATCCGGGGTATGGCACAAAGCCTGGAAAACCGGAAGATGGGAGAGCCACAGGGGCGGGCCTTGAGCGGGCTGACCGTTGGACTGGCAGGCCTTGGCGGCATAGGCAAAGCCCTGATCAGAAGGCTCAGGGCCTTTGACGTGCATTTGATCGGCATCAAACATCACGGCAGCCAACAGGCCATGCAGGAACTGGATCTGGAATGGGTCGGGGGCGCTGAAGACCTGCATATCCTCCTGAAAAGATCGGATGTTGTGATGCTGTGCCTTCCCTGTACAGCTGAGAGTAAATATCTGATCAATCGCTCTTCGATCTCATGGATGAAAGAAAATGCATATTTAATCAATCTGTCAAGAGGCGGCCTCGTAGAGCGCGACGCATTGGCGGAAGCCCTGGCCTCCGGCAGACTGGCCGGTGCCGGCCTGGATGTCTTCTGGGAAGAGCCGCCTGATCCGGATGATCCGATTTTCAAGTATAATGTACTGGCAACCCCGCATATTGCTGGCTCTACCGATGTCTCCATGAGGGGGATTGTCCGGGCCGTGGCCGAAAATATCCGCAGGGTGGAGAAAAACCAGGAACCGTTATATGTGAAAAACTGAAGTGCTGCGGTCCGGTGCAAGGTTGATAATGTTAAAAATTTGCAGAAACAAATTGAAGAAAACATGCTTGCGGTTATCAGAAAATTAGGAGTTCATCACGGGGTAGCCGTGTTTGGGCTGGTTCAGATTTTTTCGACGTTGCCCCATTTATTGCATGGTATCAAAGAAGTCAATGAGGGGTATGAGTGCTTTTGCGAAGAAACCGAAAAAGGTTGAAGAGGCAGAGGAATGAAATGCCCGAAATGCAGTTTTGAACAACCCGATGACACGACAGAATGCATGCGTTGCGGGATTGTATATGAAAAGTATTTGAAATACTATGACGCAGCACTCGTTGGGAAAGAACTGCCCGTGACAGATGAAAAAGATGTGTCCAATTTTCGGAATCTGGTCAAAAACTTACTGCTCTATGTGCCGGATGAAATCAATCCGTTTATTTTTTATACCAGGGTACTGTTCTTTTTAATATTTTTTATATGGGGATTGAAATTCATTTTTTCGCCCCTTGAAGCCAATTATGCGGGCTATTCGTTCTGGCATCTGGTCAATCTGCCCTTCCATGAAGCGGGGCATATATTTTTCAGGCCTTTGGGCAGATTAATGACATCTCTCGGAGGAAGTATCGGCCAGCTGCTGATGCCGCTGATATGTCTTATCGTGTTTGTCGTTAAAACAAAAGATACCTTTGCAGCCTCATTCAGTCTCTGGTGGTTTGCAGAAAACTGGATGGATATGGCACCGTATATGAATGATGCCCGATCCCTGTCAATGCCGCTGTTAGGAGGAAACACCGGGCCGAGCTCACCCTACGGATTTCATGACTGGGAATATATACTGAATGAGTTGGGTATGCTTCGCTATGATCATACGGTGGCAAGTATTTCACATAACATAGGAATCACCTTGATGATCGCATCGTTCATATGGGGCGGTTATCTGCTTTTTAAGCAATATAAAATATCTGCGGGTCAGCCAGTTAAGGGCTTCGGCCCTAACCGATAACCAGCCAAACCGGGAAATGGTCATATATGGAAACCTCAGAAAAGGAAAAAACAGGAATTGAAAAAGCGGCAGAGGATCTGTTCAGCTTTGCGATTGACCGGGAGGATGTAAAAATACTCATGGCGAGTCTGCCCAAAGAGGCTGATATCAAACGGGTTACCGTTGAATATGAACTTCAGCTGCTGAAAATTGTCAGTGCCGGGTGGTGCATATCCTATTATCTTGAAAACTGCCATCAGAAGAGCCGGTTTGCAGCGCTTTACTGGAAGTCGGTTCATGAATTTTCACAGGGGGTATCAGAAACCAGCGGGCTGTTGATCGGAAAGACCATTGATTATTTTCTGATTCTGAAAGATCGTCTGGATATGTACGTGGATGCCATGGCCAAAAAAACCGATGCGCCCGAGCCCGCTGTCGTTATAGGACCTGAATTTGCAAGGGTCTGCGGGAATGCGGATGATGTGTTTACGGTCATGACCGGCTCGAAGATGTTTGTCGCGACGGTCGGCAGGGTAAAACAATATCTTGAGGAAATAAAACTCAGATAGCCGTGTCCGTCCATGAATCCGGTTTTTAACAGATGGACACCGATGGGGAGTTCCAGCCCGGAATGGAGCGGGATTATTCCGATTTTTCAGCTGGCAGAAAAGGCTGAATGATTTTAACCGGAGCTTTAAGAATCCGTTTCATCAGTTCCAGAACCCGTGTTCCGATGGTGACGGGTGAAAGCGGGACGACGACCGGATTGCTGAGATTGCCGGTTACCTGCACCGGAATGGAGATCAGTGTGCCTTCGAGAATGCCTCCGATCAGGGGCAGTTTTTCAATCAGTCGATCCACTGTCTTCAGTGGCGATACCAGTACGGTCAGGTTTGTTTCTCTGGCTTCGAGATCAATACTGCCTATGCAGGCAATTTTCATGGAACTTCCGTCAACAATCAATTCATCGATGTCGCAAATTCCGTTTTTGATAGTGGCTTTGGCATGTATGGAATCATAGGCGAATCCTTCTTTGGCCAGATCCGGCAGGTTGCCCGCAAATATCTCTGTAATGTTAATGACGGAGAAAATTTTTGACATCAGGCCCAGATGATAGATGCGACCGTCCCGGGCGTTAAATTCAAATTTTCCCTGCAGTGAGCGGGTCAATTCATCTCGCCTTCCTTCGGTGGTGATTTGTCCGTCAGCGTCGAATGTGCCGTCAACGCGAATTCTATTGTCCAGAAGACAGGAAACGGCCTTGTCCAGAGGACTGGCTTTGGAAGATGGCATGACAGTCAGCCGGATGTTTTGCGGTGATATGTAAAAACTTCCGGGGGTATCGATACCGCACAGGTTGGCCCGGGTAACGGTGATCAGGTTTTCATTGTCGCTGAGCAATGCATTGGCCAGAAACGGAGACCAGGTATAGCTTCCATACATCAACCGGTTTGCATTGACCTTCAGGGTGCCGTGAAAGGGAATGGAAGTGATATCTGCCCTGCCGTCCTTCGGTTTCTCATCGGGGGATTCAACGCTTTTGTATAGTGAAAGAATGAGCTTGTCCACGTTGAGTTCGTCACAGGCAAGATCCATATCAAACTGAACGCCTTCGGGCGACCAGTCGATATTTCCTTGAACATTATATCGAAAACCATCCCAGCTCAATGTCGCGGATGAAGCATAAAGCCGGTTTGCCTGTGACTGAATCGACGCCTGCCGGATTAAAATCGCGGGACGGCTGGCAAGCGGTATCACAAGATCGTTGGCCTTGAACTGTCCGGTCAGGCTGGATGTCAATGGCGCTTGCCGGGATAGATGGGCCTGAAAATCGCCTTGAACTCCGCCGTGAACAAAGGGGGCAGACCGGATGATCTGATCGATTGTCGATTTCTCCAGGTTTCCCTTGAATGACAGGTCCTGTGTCTGGTCGTGTGATGTGATTTTCATTACGGCACTGGAGATATCGTCTTCGATCTTCAGACGGCTGATTTTCAGTTTATCGGCGGTTTTTACCAGATTTGCGGAAATCCGGGGACCGTCAGACAAGACAATATCACCTGTTAATGAAAACCGCTTCTGCTTTTCCCAGGACAGTTCAGACCGGGATATGGAAATCTGATGGTCAAGATTTAACGTTACCGGGAGGTGCGTCATGTCGGAAAGCCATTGAGCCGATTTTTTACCGATATCGCCCGTGGCGGTCAGCGTTGCGCTCTGGATGTCGGTCGTCAGGTAACCGGACAAGGATCCTGATGCCGTCAGTGAGGCGTCCAGAATGCCAATGCGTGAATCGTAAAAGGATACGCTGTTCTGATCAGACCGAAGTGTCCCCCCGGTAAAGGTTATCGGCAAGTCAAATATATCGGATGTCATGACCAGTTGATCAATATTCCCTGCCGCATTAAACTGCCACTGATCGGCGTGTTGAAGCGGCCCTTTTAAATTCGCGGTTGAAAGTTTTACAGATCCGCTCAACTTTTTGACCGGCAGGTTCATGCGTTTCAACGGGCCAAACAATTGAATCCATGGATATACTTCCGTCAGGGAGATCCGGGTTTCTCCGGACTGGATATCAAGAAAAGGTTGGTTTTGCCAGTCGATCTGCCCGGAGAGATCGCTTGCATAGGATTTATCAACCGTTGCGCGTAAGTGACTGAACGTGACGGCAGAGCCCTGGTATCTGGCCCGGCCGGTTTCAATTTTGACAGGAAAGGGGATAAAATCCGGGGCAGCGGACAGATTCATGTCCGTTACGTCAATCATGGTCTGAATATCATCCAGGCTTTCTCCCAGCACGACTTTGGCCGACGCCCTTCCTTTGAGGTCATGAATGCGGTTGATGGTGCGTATGACCGGCTCGTTGTGAACGACATCGTTCAGCAGGGAAGGAACGTTGGCTAAATCCGCATCGAGGTTGAGTTCGAGGTGAAACTGCGAATCTTCTTCCGCCAGTCCCAGGCGAAGAACGCTGTTGCGGGTGCGGCAGTCCTGAAAGGCGCCTTCAAGATCGTTGCCTTCAAGAATGCCCCCGGAAATCAGGACCTCTCCTTTCACCTCCTGCAGATTCCAGCCGATTCGCGGAAGACGGACGCGGGCTTCATCCACGGACGCCTTGATGACAAGATTGTCAAGATCCCCCAACTCTGAAATGCTCCTGCCGGATGAGGTGACCGAAACAGATGGGGCCGTTCCCTGATTGACGATACGGCACACTTTCTGAACCACCGGGTGATCCCTCCAGATAAAGAGGGTCAGATCCCGGATGGATGTCAGATCAGCCTCTGTTCCGGATACCTCCAGCATCACCGGGGGGGTCTCTGTTAACTGATGATCCATGACAAAGCTTCCCGTCAGAGTCGCCTTCGGGTTCTTCAGCTCCAGGCTGTTGAGCTGCACACGTGTCTGCTTCGGGTTCCGGAACCAGTCAACACTCACCCGCCCGCCGTTTATAGAAAAAATTTTCTGTTTTTTAAGCAGGGTCAGGCTGGAAATCACCCCCTTTGTCTGAATTTTGAAAACCTTGATGCCATCGGTTAAAAAATGGATGTCCAGATCAAGCGATGAGTCAGCCATGCCGAGCGGCGCATCGGGTTGAAAGTATTGCGTGAGCAGATGGGGACGGAAGTCCTTCAGCTCTATACGCCCTCTGTTTTTGAACAGCCGGGGGTTTACCCTCCTTGCTTCAACGTTGAGCGTTTCAAACAGGTTCGATCGGCAGCTGAGCCGGATGGCGCCTGCTTTATCTCCCGATGCCTGAATATCATCAAACCGGAATACGGTTTCAGACTGATCGATCAGGGCGAGCCGGCCGTTTGTCATGTGAAATACCGAATCCGGAAACAGGGATAAAATTTGACTTATCAGCGTAGTTGCTTTGTCCAGGCTGTCCGTCGGTGTCGGATGGTTCGGCGGGCGTTGCTCCCGGGACATTTTTCGGGGCAGGGTGAGTAAAATGTCCGGCGAGTCGAGAATAATTCTGGCCAGATGAATATTGCCTCTCAGAAGA encodes:
- a CDS encoding ATP-binding cassette domain-containing protein, which codes for MALMALNNVNLGFGDPSLFDNVDLQIEQGERICLIGRNGTGKSTLLKLLHGEMLPDSGVVAKAPGLKTALLTQEVPPGLEGSVYDVVASGQPHHAALLGEYNRLTHELGKCFDQDVLERLNQIQHELETVGAWHLHQQVQTIISRMDLDEEASFGVLSAGLKRRVFLARALVNDPDILLLDEPTNHLDIDAIIWMENFLLRSVKTLLFVTHDRALLKLLATRIVEIDRASLRSFPGNYDTYLRRKQEQLDSEDVQNAEFDKHVRREEIWLRQGVKARRTRNEGRVRALMQMREEVRQRRARSGSVCLVKQEAEKSGKLVIKADDISFGYSESPILSGFSTTIMRGDKVGIIGRNGCGKTTLLRILLGEIKPESGIVRHGARLEVAYFDQLRAQLDESRTLQQNVAEDGDTVFVGGKPRHIIGYLQDFLFSPAQARAPITRLSGGERNRLLLAKLFTRPSNVMVLDEPTNDLDVETLDLLEELLVEYEGTVLMVSHDRAFLNNVVTSTLVFEGQGRVQEYVGGYDDWMRQRPQEEKNVAVKSLKKDKPRSAPSGPRKLTFKEQRELEQLPDIIEALESKKQALFTAMSEPDMYKTAGTEIGRLQASLDDLERDLTAAYARWEQLEELSLKLSQMKTK
- a CDS encoding 2-hydroxyacid dehydrogenase, yielding MNILFAASENAWGGFLNMIRAELPRHQFEATGRFGVDHLTGVDVLIPTMCPVTEALLEKSDCLRLIQQCGSGIEGVDLQAARKRNIRVANVPTDISGNADSVAELGIYMMIGLSRNIRGMAQSLENRKMGEPQGRALSGLTVGLAGLGGIGKALIRRLRAFDVHLIGIKHHGSQQAMQELDLEWVGGAEDLHILLKRSDVVMLCLPCTAESKYLINRSSISWMKENAYLINLSRGGLVERDALAEALASGRLAGAGLDVFWEEPPDPDDPIFKYNVLATPHIAGSTDVSMRGIVRAVAENIRRVEKNQEPLYVKN
- a CDS encoding zinc ribbon domain-containing protein codes for the protein MKCPKCSFEQPDDTTECMRCGIVYEKYLKYYDAALVGKELPVTDEKDVSNFRNLVKNLLLYVPDEINPFIFYTRVLFFLIFFIWGLKFIFSPLEANYAGYSFWHLVNLPFHEAGHIFFRPLGRLMTSLGGSIGQLLMPLICLIVFVVKTKDTFAASFSLWWFAENWMDMAPYMNDARSLSMPLLGGNTGPSSPYGFHDWEYILNELGMLRYDHTVASISHNIGITLMIASFIWGGYLLFKQYKISAGQPVKGFGPNR
- a CDS encoding AsmA-like C-terminal domain-containing protein; the encoded protein is MVFRLQKKYAGAIATVAICTVFLSALLVFSDFFLNRASLTNRIKAIASTRLKTAIEFDRLELSLFFTPHIILKNVGFNTADKASGTVRSLKVYPSLFHLLRGNIHLARIILDSPDILLTLPRKMSREQRPPNHPTPTDSLDKATTLISQILSLFPDSVFHMTNGRLALIDQSETVFRFDDIQASGDKAGAIRLSCRSNLFETLNVEARRVNPRLFKNRGRIELKDFRPHLLTQYFQPDAPLGMADSSLDLDIHFLTDGIKVFKIQTKGVISSLTLLKKQKIFSINGGRVSVDWFRNPKQTRVQLNSLELKNPKATLTGSFVMDHQLTETPPVMLEVSGTEADLTSIRDLTLFIWRDHPVVQKVCRIVNQGTAPSVSVTSSGRSISELGDLDNLVIKASVDEARVRLPRIGWNLQEVKGEVLISGGILEGNDLEGAFQDCRTRNSVLRLGLAEEDSQFHLELNLDADLANVPSLLNDVVHNEPVIRTINRIHDLKGRASAKVVLGESLDDIQTMIDVTDMNLSAAPDFIPFPVKIETGRARYQGSAVTFSHLRATVDKSYASDLSGQIDWQNQPFLDIQSGETRISLTEVYPWIQLFGPLKRMNLPVKKLSGSVKLSTANLKGPLQHADQWQFNAAGNIDQLVMTSDIFDLPITFTGGTLRSDQNSVSFYDSRIGILDASLTASGSLSGYLTTDIQSATLTATGDIGKKSAQWLSDMTHLPVTLNLDHQISISRSELSWEKQKRFSLTGDIVLSDGPRISANLVKTADKLKISRLKIEDDISSAVMKITSHDQTQDLSFKGNLEKSTIDQIIRSAPFVHGGVQGDFQAHLSRQAPLTSSLTGQFKANDLVIPLASRPAILIRQASIQSQANRLYASSATLSWDGFRYNVQGNIDWSPEGVQFDMDLACDELNVDKLILSLYKSVESPDEKPKDGRADITSIPFHGTLKVNANRLMYGSYTWSPFLANALLSDNENLITVTRANLCGIDTPGSFYISPQNIRLTVMPSSKASPLDKAVSCLLDNRIRVDGTFDADGQITTEGRRDELTRSLQGKFEFNARDGRIYHLGLMSKIFSVINITEIFAGNLPDLAKEGFAYDSIHAKATIKNGICDIDELIVDGSSMKIACIGSIDLEARETNLTVLVSPLKTVDRLIEKLPLIGGILEGTLISIPVQVTGNLSNPVVVPLSPVTIGTRVLELMKRILKAPVKIIQPFLPAEKSE